CGTATCACGGCGCGGATGGCTTTGAGCGCTGGGTCGGCTGGGGCATCTTGGTCGCTAACTTGGTCGTCATTGCCCGAACACTGCACAAGCGGCGGCACCGCAAACGTCATGCTCAAAACTGAATTTTCCAACAAGAACTAATTAGGAGAAATAGATCAATTTTGGAGAACCTATGACCACCCAACCACCCCCCCAGCTCGACCAACTCTGCATTAACACGATTCGCTTTCTCGCGGTGGACGCGATTCAAAAAGCGAACAGTGGACACCCTGGCTTGCCGATGGGCGGCGCGCCAATGGCGTACACACTCTGGACGCGTTTTCTCAAACACAGTCCCAGCAATCCGCAATGGTTCAACCGCGACCGGTTCGTCCTGTCCGGCGGACACGGCTCGATGTTGCTCTATTCGCTCTTGCACCTCACCGGCTATGGCGTCTCGCTCGACGACCTGAAACAATTTCGCCAGTGGGAAAGCATCACGCCAGGTCATCCCGAACGCGGACTTGCACCCGGCGTCGAAACGACGACGGGACCTCTCGGACAGGGGTTTAGCAACGCGGTCGGCATGGCAATCGCGGAAAAATTTCTCGCGGCGCGGTACAACAAACCGGGACACGACATCGTCAATCACTTGACGTACGCGATGCTCGGCGACGGCGATATGATGGAAGGCATCACCGCCGAAGCCGCGTCGCTCGCCGGTCATCTCAAGCTCGGCAAGTTGATTTGTCTGTACGACAACAACTACATCTCGCTCGCCGGCGCGGCGGCGCTCTCGTTCAGCGAAGACCGCGCGAAACGCTTTGAGGCGTACGGCTGGCAAACGATCAGCGTAGACGATGGCAACGATACCGCCGCGATTGAGCGCGCGATTCGCGCCGCGCAAGCCGAAACGACCATGCCGACCTTGATTCTCGTCCGCACGATCATCGGCTTTGGCGCGCCGCACAAACAAAACACGTTCGAGATTCACGGCGCGCCGCTCGGTCCCGATGAAGTCAAGGCGACGAAAGCAAACCTGGGATGGAATCCGGACGAATCGTTCGTCGTGCCCGGCGAGGCGCTCGAACATTTCCGCGAAGCAATTGACGCCGGAAAAAAATCGGAAAACGAATGGAACGCAAAATTCGCCGCGTACGCGAAAGAATTTCCGGAACTTGCGTCCGAGTTGCAACGCGCGCTCAAAGGTGAACTGCCGGCGGGTTGGGACGCGAACATTCCGATTTTTCCGGCGGACGCGAAAGGTCTCGCGACGCGCGCGGCAGGCGGTCAAGTGCTGAACGCGATTGCGAAAAATATCCCAACACTTATCGGCGGCTCGGCGGACTTGAATCCCTCTACGAATACCGCGATGAAAGGTCTCGGCGATTTTCTCCCACCCGGACTCGCGAACGGCGACACACAAGGCGCGGTCGGCGGCGGCATCGGTTACACAGGACGCAATTTGCACTTTGGCGTGCGCGAGCACGCGATGGGCGCGATTGCGAACGGACTGGCGGCGCATGGCGGCATCTTGCCCTTCACCGCGACGTTCCTCACGTTCAGCGATTACATGCGCGGCGCGATGCGCCTCGCCGCGATTATGGGGACACACGTCATTTTCGTTTTCACGCACGACAGCGTCGGCGTGGGCGAGGATGGACCGACGCACCAACCGGTCGAACACTTTGCCGCGTTGCGCGCGATTCCGCACCTCACTGTGATTCGCCCCGGCGATGCGAACGAAGTCGCGGTCGCGTGGCGCGTCGCCATCGAAACAAACGCGCCGGTCGCGATTCTGCTCACGCGCCAAAACCTCGCGACATTGGATCGCACGCAGTACGCATCGGCGGATGGCGTGCGACGCGGTGGGTACATACTCGCCGATGCCGCAAGCGGGCATCCTGAAATCATTTTGATGGCGACCGGTTCCGAAGTGCCGTTGATCGTTGGCGCGCAAAAGAAACTCGCCGAGCAGGGCATCGCCGCGCGTATCGTCTCGATGCCATCCTGGGAATTGTTCGACGCGCAACCGAAAGAATATCGCGATGCGGTTTTGCCGCCGAGCATTCGCGCGCGTCTCGCCGTCGAAGCGGGCATCACGCAGGGCTGGCACAAGTACGTCGGACTCGACGGCGATGTGATCGGCTTGGATCGCTTTGGCGCGTCCGCCCCGTTCGCCGTGATTTTCGAAAAGCTGGGATTCACGGTGGATAACGTTGTCGCTCGCGCGAACAAGTTGTTGGGACGTTAGATAGTTGGATAGTTGAATCGTTGGAATAGCCAACGACCCAACTATCCAACTACCAAACAAAGGTAAAACATGATTTACGAATTGCGAATTTATCACGCCACGCCGGGCAAGCTGCCCGCGCTTATCAAACGATTCGAGACGACGACGCTCAAGTTCTGGGAGAAACACGGCATTCGCCAAGTCGGTTTTTGGACCTCCATGATCAGCGAGAGCAATCAGGATTTATACTACATGCTCGAATGGACCGACCTGGGTGAGCGTCACAAAAAGTGGGACGCGTTTATGAGTGATCCGGACTGGAACAAGGCAAAAGCCGAAACGATTAAAGACGGCGAACTTTACACACACATCTCGAATGTCATTCTCGCGCCGACCGCGTTCTCGAAATTAAAATAATAATTTCACTGCGAAGGCGCCGAGGCGCGAAGAAGATGAAAAAAATCTTTTGCGTCTTGGCGGTAGAAGTTTGAGGTCGAAATGAAAATAGCAGTTGGCGCTGATCACGGCGGCTTTACGCTCAAGCAAACGGTGATTGACGAACTGACCAAACTTGGGCATACTATTGTGGATTGCGGCGCGCGCGCGTACGATGCCGCCGACGATTATCCGGATTTCGCGCGCGCGGTCGGCGCGGCGATTCAACGCGGGCAAGCCGAACGCGGTATCGTGTTGTGCGGCAGCGGCGTTGGCGCGGCGATTGCCGCGAGCAAAATGCGCGGCGTGCGCGCGGGGTTGTGTCACGACACGTACTCGGCGCGGCAAGGCGTCGAGCACGACCACATGAACGTGCTCGCGCTCGGCGCGCGCATCATCGGCGACGAACTCGCGCGCGAATTGGTGCGCGCGTTCGCGTCCGCGCAATTTTCGCTCGATCCGCGCTTTCAACGGCGGCTCGACAAGGTTATTGCACTCGAAAAGGAAAATTCTTGATTTTCGAGTGCCGATTTTCGATTACCAGACCAAAATCGCAAATCAAAAACATCGTCCTGAGCAAAGCGAAGGATCGAAAATCGAAAATAGGAGAACACGATGTCAACGAATCCACTTCTCGACCTGAAACAACTTGGACAATCCATCTGGCTCGACAGCATCCGCCGCTCGCACATCACGTCGGGCGGACTCAAGAAATTGATTGACGACGACGGCGTCGCCGGCGAAACGTCCAACCCGAACATTTTCGAAAAAGCGATTGCCGGCAGTCACGATTACGATGACGATGTGCGTGACCTGATCGCGGCGGGCAAGCGCGCACTCGAAATTTACGAAACGCTCGCGATCAAAGATGTTCAAACCGCGTGCGATGTGTTTCGCCCGGTGTACGATGCGACCCAGGGCGGCGACGGATTTGTGAGTCTCGAAGTCTCGCCGAAACTCGCGTACGACACCGCCGGCACGATTGCCGAGGCGAAACGTTTTTTCAAAGCGGTCAATCGTCCGAACGTGATGATCAAAATTCCGGGGACGCCCGCGGGCGTCCCCGCGGTTGAAGAATGTCTTTATAGTGGGTTGAATGTCAACGTCACGTTGTTGTTCGCGGTCGAAGCGTACGAGCAGGTCGCGTGGGCGTACGTGCGCGCGCTCGAACGCCGCGCGGCGGAGGGAAAACCGATTGATCGCATCGCGTCGGTCGCGAGTTTCTTCGTCAGCCGCATTGACACGCTCGGCGATAAATTGCTCGCGGACAAAATGAAAGCGACGACGGATCCCGCGCTCCAGGCGAAACTCGAAGCGTTGGGCGGCAAAGCCGCGATTGCGAATGCGAAGCTCGCGTACCAACTGTTCAAGAAAATTTTTGGCGACGCGCGTTTTATCGCGCTCAAGTCGAAAGGGGCGCGCGTGCAGCGACCACTCTGGGCGAGCACGAGCACCAAGAATCCAAATTATCCCGACGTGCTGTACGTCGAAACGTTGATCGGTCCCGATACGATCAACACCTTGCCGTTGGAAACGATTGACGCGTACCGCGATCACGGCAAGCCGCGCGTCACGATTGAAGACGCTATCCCCGGCGCGTTGCGCGTGTTGCAAGACCTGAGTTCGGTCGGCATCCGCATGCAAGCGATCACCGATCAGGTGCTCGACGAAGGCGTGGTCAAGTTCGACCAAGCGTTCGATCAATTGCTGGGTAGCATCGAAGCCAAGATTACCGCGGCGGCGAACGCGCGCCACAGCGCGAACCTCGGCAAGTTTGCGCGCGAGGTGGACGAGGCGCTCCGCGTCGCGCAGAACTCCAAGATCGTGCCGCGCATTTGGCAAAAAGACCCGGCGGTGTGGAAAGCGAAACCCGCGGAGCAACATGAAATCGTGGACCGTCTCGGCTGGCTGACGGTTGCAACGGAGATGCGAAAAAATATCGCCGACCTGCGCGCGTTTTCGGACGAAGTGAAACGCGCCGGGTACAAATCGGTCGTGCTGTGCGGGATGGGCGGCAGTTCGCTCTGCGTCGAAACGTTGCGCGACACGCTCGGCGTCGCGCGCGGTTTTCCGAAAATGTTCGTGCTCGATACGACCGATCCCGCGACGATTCGCGCGCTCGAACGCAAACTCGATGTCAAGCGAACGCTGTTCATCATCGCGAGCAAATCGGGCGGCACGGTCGAAACGTCGTCGCACTATAAATACTTTGCGAAACAAGTGTCCGCGCAAAGTTTTGTCGCGATCACGGACGCGGGCACCTCGCTCGATCAACTCGCGCAAGCGCAAGGTTTTCGCCACGTGTTCCGCAATCCCGCGGACATCGGCGGACGCTACTCGGCGCTCTCGTTCTTTGGTCTCGTGCCCGCCGCGTTGATGGGGATTGACTTGGATCGTCTGCTGACACGCGCGGAAGAAATGGCGCGCGCGTGCGCGAGCGACGCGAATCCTGGGTTGTGGCTGGGTGTGGTGTGGGGCGCGCTTGCGAAACACAAACGCGACAAGATCACCGTCATCACCTCGCGTGGTCTCGAAACGTTCGGCGCGTGGGCGGAGCAACTCATCGCAGAATCTACCGGCAAGGAAGGCAAGGGGCTGACGCCGGTGGACGGCGAGCCGCTCGCGCCGTCGTCGCAGTACGGCGATGATCGCGTGTTCGTTTATTTGCGATTGGCTGGCGCGAAGAACGCCGCGCTCGACCGCAAAGTGACCGCACTCGAAGAAGCCGGGCAACCGGTCGTGCGTTTGCACATGCGCGATGTGTACGATGTGGGCGCGGAATTTTTCCGCTGGGAATTTGCGACCGCCGTCGCCGGCGCGCAGATCGGCATCAACGCGTTCGATCAACCGAACGTGCAAGAATCGAAAGACAACACCAAGCGCGTGCTGGCGACCAAGAAACCCAAAGCCGAAAAACCGGTTTGGAAGAACAAGCAGTTCGAAGTGTTTGCGACCGAAAAAATGTCCAAGGTCAAAACGCTGCGCGACGTGTTTCGCGCGTTCATGGCGCACGCGCAGCCGAACGATTATTTCGCGCTAATGGCGTACGTCGAGCGGTCGCCGAAAAATCATCGTGCGTTGCAAGCGATACGGGTCGGGGCGCGCCGCGCGGGCAAACTCGCGACGACGTTGGGTTTCGGTCCGCGCTTTTTGCACTCGACAGGACAGTTACATAAGGGCGGCGCGAACACCGTCCTGGGTCTGCAAATCGTCGCCGACGACGCGGCGGACGCGAAAATTCCCGGCGAGGCGTACTCGTTCGGCGCGCTCAAACGCGCGCAGGCGCTCGGCGATTGGCAAGCGCTGCAAAGTCACAAACGCCGCGCGTTGCGGGTGCGCGTGAAACGCGGCGGGTCGCTCGCGCAACTGGCGAAGGAATTTGTAAATGCGTTGAAGGAGCGGAAATAAATTGTAGGGGCGGGGTCACCCCGCCCCTACAACTTGACGGACGAGGTAATTAGATGA
The sequence above is a segment of the Chloroflexota bacterium genome. Coding sequences within it:
- a CDS encoding bifunctional transaldolase/phosoglucose isomerase, with translation MSTNPLLDLKQLGQSIWLDSIRRSHITSGGLKKLIDDDGVAGETSNPNIFEKAIAGSHDYDDDVRDLIAAGKRALEIYETLAIKDVQTACDVFRPVYDATQGGDGFVSLEVSPKLAYDTAGTIAEAKRFFKAVNRPNVMIKIPGTPAGVPAVEECLYSGLNVNVTLLFAVEAYEQVAWAYVRALERRAAEGKPIDRIASVASFFVSRIDTLGDKLLADKMKATTDPALQAKLEALGGKAAIANAKLAYQLFKKIFGDARFIALKSKGARVQRPLWASTSTKNPNYPDVLYVETLIGPDTINTLPLETIDAYRDHGKPRVTIEDAIPGALRVLQDLSSVGIRMQAITDQVLDEGVVKFDQAFDQLLGSIEAKITAAANARHSANLGKFAREVDEALRVAQNSKIVPRIWQKDPAVWKAKPAEQHEIVDRLGWLTVATEMRKNIADLRAFSDEVKRAGYKSVVLCGMGGSSLCVETLRDTLGVARGFPKMFVLDTTDPATIRALERKLDVKRTLFIIASKSGGTVETSSHYKYFAKQVSAQSFVAITDAGTSLDQLAQAQGFRHVFRNPADIGGRYSALSFFGLVPAALMGIDLDRLLTRAEEMARACASDANPGLWLGVVWGALAKHKRDKITVITSRGLETFGAWAEQLIAESTGKEGKGLTPVDGEPLAPSSQYGDDRVFVYLRLAGAKNAALDRKVTALEEAGQPVVRLHMRDVYDVGAEFFRWEFATAVAGAQIGINAFDQPNVQESKDNTKRVLATKKPKAEKPVWKNKQFEVFATEKMSKVKTLRDVFRAFMAHAQPNDYFALMAYVERSPKNHRALQAIRVGARRAGKLATTLGFGPRFLHSTGQLHKGGANTVLGLQIVADDAADAKIPGEAYSFGALKRAQALGDWQALQSHKRRALRVRVKRGGSLAQLAKEFVNALKERK
- a CDS encoding RpiB/LacA/LacB family sugar-phosphate isomerase; translation: MKIAVGADHGGFTLKQTVIDELTKLGHTIVDCGARAYDAADDYPDFARAVGAAIQRGQAERGIVLCGSGVGAAIAASKMRGVRAGLCHDTYSARQGVEHDHMNVLALGARIIGDELARELVRAFASAQFSLDPRFQRRLDKVIALEKENS
- the tkt gene encoding transketolase; its protein translation is MTTQPPPQLDQLCINTIRFLAVDAIQKANSGHPGLPMGGAPMAYTLWTRFLKHSPSNPQWFNRDRFVLSGGHGSMLLYSLLHLTGYGVSLDDLKQFRQWESITPGHPERGLAPGVETTTGPLGQGFSNAVGMAIAEKFLAARYNKPGHDIVNHLTYAMLGDGDMMEGITAEAASLAGHLKLGKLICLYDNNYISLAGAAALSFSEDRAKRFEAYGWQTISVDDGNDTAAIERAIRAAQAETTMPTLILVRTIIGFGAPHKQNTFEIHGAPLGPDEVKATKANLGWNPDESFVVPGEALEHFREAIDAGKKSENEWNAKFAAYAKEFPELASELQRALKGELPAGWDANIPIFPADAKGLATRAAGGQVLNAIAKNIPTLIGGSADLNPSTNTAMKGLGDFLPPGLANGDTQGAVGGGIGYTGRNLHFGVREHAMGAIANGLAAHGGILPFTATFLTFSDYMRGAMRLAAIMGTHVIFVFTHDSVGVGEDGPTHQPVEHFAALRAIPHLTVIRPGDANEVAVAWRVAIETNAPVAILLTRQNLATLDRTQYASADGVRRGGYILADAASGHPEIILMATGSEVPLIVGAQKKLAEQGIAARIVSMPSWELFDAQPKEYRDAVLPPSIRARLAVEAGITQGWHKYVGLDGDVIGLDRFGASAPFAVIFEKLGFTVDNVVARANKLLGR
- a CDS encoding NIPSNAP family protein codes for the protein MIYELRIYHATPGKLPALIKRFETTTLKFWEKHGIRQVGFWTSMISESNQDLYYMLEWTDLGERHKKWDAFMSDPDWNKAKAETIKDGELYTHISNVILAPTAFSKLK